A segment of the Bombus huntii isolate Logan2020A chromosome 14, iyBomHunt1.1, whole genome shotgun sequence genome:
TGCTGATATCCTTGTGGGTACCCTTGAGGATAGTTTCCTTGGGGTGGATATGCCTGTGGGTAACCTTGATTATATCCAGGATAGTAGTTACCATATGGGTTAGACTGGCTAGGATATCCAGACTGTGATGGATATCCAGATTGTGAAGGATATCCTGACTGTGAAGGATATCCAGAATTGCTTCGACTAGCCTGACTAGGATATCCAGGATACGCGGCATTCACCGAATTGGCATTTACCCTTTTAACACTTTCTTCGTTCGTCCTGGAGCTGCCAGGGTAACCGGAGCTCGCTGGATATCCTCCGGAACTGGAAGGATAACCGCTCGATCCTGATGGATAGTCCGAACTACGCGATGGGTAACCAGATCCTGATGGGTATCCCGAAGAACTTCTCGAAGGGTAACCAGACTCCGAAGGGTAACCGGAAGAGCTTCTCGAAGGATATCCGGATCCTGATGGATAACCAGATGAGCTTCTTGAAGGATATCCAGATTCAGAGGGATAACCAGAACTGCTTCTCGATGGATAACCGGATGAGCTTCCTGATTCAGATGGGTATCCCGAACTTCTTGAAGGATAACCTACAGAGCTATAAGGATAACCTGACGAACCACTGGATGGATAATTGGAGTTCGAAGGATAACCAGAGTTACTTGGATAACCGGACGATCTGGTTGGGCTTTCGGAGTTTGGTTGACTTGCGGAGAATGAATTGGAATTTTTGGAAGAATCAGAGCTAGGATATCCGCTTCCAGATGGATATCCCGATTGCGATCCCTTTGTCGACTGAACGTCAGACGCAGAAGAGTCCGCGTCGCTGGCGCTTTCTCGTCTTCTGACTATCTTGTTGTCACTATCGAACTCTGCGAACAATTCGTTATCTATCTCctaattttttagaaatattctcTTCCGGTTTGTGCCCCATGCCATGCCGAGTCCAACTTAATTGTTATCACACTTTTGTGTTGCACAAGCAGCCTTGCTGACACAGTCAATATCGCTATCAATGCCCGAGCAACTGTACCATTTGAATTAGTATGTTATTAAACTAACTATAatgtaaatgtattttaatatcgtatatgtgattgaattatttttgtatcttgattattcgtttcttgttaCTGTTTGAAAGCTAGGCTATGCAACGAGTAATTCAGTCATGCAATTTCATGTGCTTGTACTTCTATTTGTCAAAAGTGTTGAAGGCTGTAAGTGTGCTATTGCAATAAACGATTCACATAGATGTGTCTCGACTTTCTAAATGCGTGGagtattttaaacaattacataatcttatttataattcattttattGGCATCTAATTGTTGTAttgttttataaagaaaatacATTTCTGGAATTACTTAAATTAAGACCATCCATAGTATGCTGAagaattacatatatttattacatttgttCGTTACATAggaaaatgtttcaaatgctTGTTAAGTACTACACATTTAATAGACCTATATATCATAACaacgtaataaaaatgtatcgcACAACCGTAACATGGCACTGTAATGAAAGAAACCACAGTCATTCATAAGATAATATGACACCTACAAAACTGGAGATAATATAAGATTAAATTAGTTCATCGTCATAATTTAGGTTATTGAATAAAAGATTAAATATCAGAGAATTCagagtaaatattttaaagataaGTACTTCTTTATCGACAAGATATCTCGTATATCGACACTAGATACAAAAAATGGCACAATTtggacattttttttatataattttttctttatataaatatgGTATGTCTTGCGATATAATTGCAGCCTCTAGTGTAGAAAGTAAGATGCGATCCTAAAGCGAAAGCTAAACATAAGGTAAGTAAGTTATAAATTGACAATGAACTCCATTTAACCAAAGAATCTCCAAATTCGGTTTCCCTGATCATCCACAGAGGTATGGGTATCGTAATAGCCGTTACCACTTTGCTGAGTACGGCTCCTAGGAGTAGTTACACCATAACGATCATTCCCGAACAAACGGTTAAAAATAGAACCACTTCCAATAGTGTTTCTGGATCCCGAGTTACCGCTGACTCTTCCACCGTATCCACTGGGAGAAGATCTCGGTGGTGGAGTAGGTGGAGTTGGTCTAATCTTTCCTGGTCTTGGTGTTGGATACACTGTCACATTGAAGAGTGGTAGTCAAAAGCTATATCGTACTTAAAAGTCAACTAAATTCGACGCACACAATATATAAGCCGTTAGTTAATGTTAGAAATAACGATTATTGCGTACCAATGTTATGATGAAGTTATCTCTCCTTAAACATGCATTCTAATAATTGTTAATTCGTTTACTCTTTGTACTTCCACTCTTCAATTTTGGGcatcaatttatttttgacaagtaaaaatatcaattgcCTGTGTTAACTCTTAAGCCTTTAATGGATATTAATAAACCTGTAGCTATAATtagacgaaataaaaataagtaaatgtTTTAGataatgtatgtataataaaataaaagtaaattaaatcgaagtaaaaattaaaacagaAGTAGATATCTTAAAAGTAGATATCTGGAAATCGTAGTTTCTTTTGAACAAAAGGGCAATATAAAAACATCGTAAAAAAAATGCTGAAAGAAACGCtgataaaagtaaaatgaCTATCTGCCAGCTAAGAACTGTGACCTACAAAGTACTTCTACGTCGCACGCTGAAGTAGATAAGAGGTGTCAGGGTTCGACACGATAACGAGATCAGTCGGTGTTTGCTACGTCTTCGAGAAATTAATCCTAAAGCCTGTCCCAGGCGACTTAATGAGAGCAGCTTAATGAGAGCAGATGACAGGTAGTTGTAGTAAATCTATGAATTTGATAGAAatcgtattatttttattccgaTTCAACGAGTTCGCACAATAGCCACTGGTTTCATATATTTGTcaatatagaaataattgtatatgtattataaatatacatcAATGCAAATATATCGATTTTATTAATGCtaagagaaattatttttcggACGGCAAAAATATCTGGCTCATCTCAGTACCTAATTATGTGCATTGTGtaaaaaaaggaagataaaaCATTCACGTGACAATAGTTTGTTCGTTTAAAGAGAAGTGAATAATTTTGTTCGTCGATCATACTCAGAATATCAGGTACCAAATTAATCGACTCATTGCAATCAGCGTGCTTGAGGAATTGGTCAACTTACATGCTTGATGACATATTTCTTGTTTTTAATCTATCGCTGGAAACATACATTTTGACAAGTTGTAAAATCATTGTGTAcatcaaaagaaaaaaataggtTATCAAATTCTGAGGTAGAACACGAGTAAAAAGAGTGCATCAAATGGAAGAACTTTCACCTCAAACAGCGTGTGACTTTAATCAGTCAAATGCATTTTCAGCACCCAACATGTTTGAAAATCTTATTCTCTACggaaaatgtaattatattttctgcGTCTCCATTAATCATATATGCATTACAAAAAGAGCGATTACTGGCTGAAAGACACATTGGAAGGCACGTAATGCATCATAGTAAAATATCAAATGGTAACTACAATTTTAAGAATGAATCTTTTATAAAGATAGGAAAACGTTgagcaaaaaagaaaaatgatagaGAGATAATATCTTAAACAATAATTCCTTAAAGCATCTTATAATTTCATAAagcattttgtaatttttgtata
Coding sequences within it:
- the LOC126873431 gene encoding cuticle collagen bli-1-like yields the protein MLSSSILGILLGTFLLITSVPDAASYTKYGRTCKDIGCRRDEVCVMAEDPCSIYQRDNCGRYPTCAKAHPGGASCASTICGENEYCKTENDAPTCVKKSTAVGYDSAGVSYVNGQRTNNDENHDKTSNSASNSNPYANANAPPAPADPAGGYHQVNSGSNLGYPAYPSNSASNSGSNSGYPPYPSSNQGNRQQDLGYPPYPTHNRMPVPGQAYPARQPGQSNYPIYPGQPAYPAPPGYPQQYPGYQNYPYANYPNANYPNANYPNQNRMYHNNVHSGYRRNNAIMQSPSLMIIYSASLIMVLVNRLYPTPRPGKIRPTPPTPPPRSSPSGYGGRVSGNSGSRNTIGSGSIFNRLFGNDRYGVTTPRSRTQQSGNGYYDTHTSVDDQGNRIWRFFGFARALIAILTVSARLLVQHKKFDSDNKIVRRRESASDADSSASDVQSTKGSQSGYPSGSGYPSSDSSKNSNSFSASQPNSESPTRSSGYPSNSGYPSNSNYPSSGSSGYPYSSVGYPSRSSGYPSESGSSSGYPSRSSSGYPSESGYPSRSSSGYPSGSGYPSRSSSGYPSESGYPSRSSSGYPSGSGYPSRSSDYPSGSSGYPSSSGGYPASSGYPGSSRTNEESVKRVNANSVNAAYPGYPSQASRSNSGYPSQSGYPSQSGYPSQSGYPSQSNPYGNYYPGYNQGYPQAYPPQGNYPQGYPQGYQQGYPQGYPQGYQPPPPPASKKPNFGDQLTNIAKDLAGRVLTQAIIDKVSGRSH